In Cygnus atratus isolate AKBS03 ecotype Queensland, Australia chromosome 5, CAtr_DNAZoo_HiC_assembly, whole genome shotgun sequence, a single window of DNA contains:
- the NDUFS3 gene encoding NADH dehydrogenase [ubiquinone] iron-sulfur protein 3, mitochondrial translates to MLAAALRGLARRCPPRVAAAPVAAGQARPAGGSAAETRPTVRPKNEVEQKQLCAFGEYVAEILPKYVQQAQVTCFNELELLIHPDGIIPVLTFLRDHTNAQFKSLADLTAIDVPSRQYRFEVVYNLLSLRFNSRIRVKTYTDELTPIDSAVSVHKAANWYEREVWDMYGVFFANHPDLRRILTDYGFEGHPFRKDFPLSGYVEVRYDDEVKRVVAEPVELSQEFRKFDLNSPWETFPAYRAAPEPLKIEAGAKKEDAK, encoded by the exons ATGTTGGCGGCGGCGTTGCGGGGCCTGGCGCGGCGCTGCCCTCCGCGGGTCGCCGCGGccccggtggcggcggggcaggCGCGGCCGGCGGGGGGCTCCGCCGCGGAGACTCGCC CTACTGTCAGACCCAAAAATGAAGTAGAacagaagcagctctgtgcGTTTGGGGAGTACGTGGCTGAGATCCTGCCCAAGTATGTCCAGCAAGCACAG GTGACCTGCTTCAATGAGCTGGAGCTTTTGATCCATCCAGATGGGATTATTCCAGTTCTGACCTTCCTTCGGGATCACACTAATGCCCAGTTCAAATCCTTGGCTGACTTGACTGCTATTGATGTCCCATCTCGGCAGTACCGCTTTGAG GTTGTTTACAATCTCCTGTCTCTGCGGTTCAACAGTCGGATCCGTGTGAAGACATACACTGATGAGCTGACACCTATCGATTCAGCAGTGTCTGTGCACAAGGCAGCAAACTGGTATGAAAGAGAG GTTTGGGACATGTATGGTGTTTTCTTTGCCAACCACCCTGATCTAAGGCGAATCCTCACAGACTATGGGTTTGAAGGCCATCCTTTCCGGAAGGACTTCCCGCTCTCTGGCTATGTGGAG GTGCGGTATGATGATGAAGTGAAACGGGTAGTGGCAGAACCTGTGGAGCTATCTCAGGAATTTCGCAAGTTTGATCTGAATAGTCCTTGGGAGACATTTCCTGCCTATCGTGCAGCTCCAGAACCCCTGAAAATAGAAGCAGGAGCCAAGAAAGAAGATGCAAAATAA